The Eriocheir sinensis breed Jianghai 21 chromosome 21, ASM2467909v1, whole genome shotgun sequence genome includes a region encoding these proteins:
- the LOC127001724 gene encoding UPF0547 protein C16orf87 homolog, translating to MSSCVMPPKGLGKAVSKKCPDCRKQVPVATKHCQCGHQFFEERRRSTASNTSEIEELEEGAQKDMKPSRGSASSSTGGGAVGIGAGASKTELGSPAPEGKRRSERVKREKPNFYDALEYDNQMRKARKERQKEEPPNPTGRVKRERKVKNNSEPEEDEDEEPVKEKKKKKKKKNNNNGEKKEEEIDEDIMTGISPEKERQYSIVLSDINFKLGLNNPKFIKI from the exons ATGAGTAGCTGCGTGATGCCTCCAAAAGGGCTCGGAAAGGCGGTGAGCAAGAAGTGTCCAGACTGCAGGAAACAG GTACCAGTAGCCACAAAACACTGTCAGTGTGGGCATCAGTTCTTTGAGGAGCGCCGGAGGTCCACTGCTTCCAACACCTCAGAAAtagaagaattggaggaaggtGCACAAAAGGACATGAAGCCCAGCCGGGGCTCTGCCTCGTCCAGCACAGGTGGTGGGGCTGTGGGTATTGGGGCTGGAGCAAGCAAAACAGAACTTGGCTCACCAGCTCCTGAAGGGAAACGGCGCAGCGAGAGAGTCAAGAGAGAGAAACCAAACTTTTATGATGCCCTGGAATATGACAACCAAATGAGGAAG GCTCGCAAGGAGAGGCAAAAGGAGGAGCCACCAAACCCCACCGGCCGTGTGAAGAGGGAACGCAAGGTGAAAAACAACTCGGAGCCG gaggaggatgaagatgaggagccagtgaaggaaaagaaaaagaagaaaaagaagaaaaacaataacaatggggagaagaaggaagaggaaatagatgagGACATCATGACGGGCATCAGTCCTGAAAAGGAGCGCCAGTATTCTATTGTCCTCTCAGACATAAACTTTAAGCTTGGACTGAACAACCCAAAATTTATTAAGATATAA